A window from Pseudomonas frederiksbergensis encodes these proteins:
- the kdpB gene encoding potassium-transporting ATPase subunit KdpB, with product MNMPATKAATVKAPEQPKTAISALWRPALVQAFVKLDPRQLQRAPVMLVVELTAILTTVLCFIPDSAVPTFVAAQIALWLWFTVLFANFAEALAEGRGKARADSLKAGSEGLSARRKTSNGAFQVVPATSLRKGDVVRVEAGEMIPGDGEVIEGIAAVNEAAITGESAPVIRESGGDRSAVTGNTRLVSDWLLVRITANPGESTLDRMIALVEGAKRQKTPNEVALDILLIGLTLIFLLVVVTLQPFAHFANGSLPLVFLVALLVTLIPTTIGGLLSAIGIAGMDRLVRLNVIAKSGRAVEAAGDVHVLLLDKTGTITFGNRRCTAVYAAPGVTAKELAEGALFASLADDTAEGKSIVEYLRGLHPQPEPAPEVLTAVPFSAETRLSGVDYQGRVYRKGAVDSLLAFVGLKRADLAAPLSREIDKIAQSGGTPLLVCADGKLLGVIHLKDVVKPGIRERFAELRKLGIRTVMVTGDNPLTAAAIAAEAGVDDVLAEATPEKKLARIRHEQNDGRLVAMCGDGANDAPALAQADVGMAMNDGTQAAREAANMVDLDSDPTKLLDVVQIGKELLVTRGALTTFSIANDVAKYFAILPALFASIYPQLGVLNVMHLNSPQSAILSAIVFNALIIVVLIPLALRGVRVQAASAAALLRRNLLIYGLGGIVVPFVGIKAIDMLLTALHLV from the coding sequence ATGAATATGCCCGCAACTAAAGCCGCCACCGTCAAGGCGCCGGAACAACCGAAAACCGCGATCTCGGCCCTCTGGCGTCCGGCGCTGGTGCAAGCCTTCGTCAAGCTCGACCCTCGGCAACTGCAACGCGCGCCGGTGATGCTGGTGGTCGAACTGACCGCGATCCTGACCACCGTGCTGTGCTTCATTCCCGACAGCGCCGTGCCGACTTTTGTCGCCGCACAAATCGCCTTGTGGCTGTGGTTCACCGTGCTGTTCGCCAACTTTGCCGAAGCACTGGCCGAAGGTCGCGGCAAGGCCCGCGCCGACAGCCTCAAGGCCGGCAGCGAGGGTCTGAGTGCGCGACGCAAAACCAGCAACGGCGCCTTTCAAGTCGTGCCGGCGACCAGCCTGCGCAAGGGCGATGTGGTCCGCGTTGAAGCGGGGGAAATGATCCCCGGTGACGGCGAGGTGATCGAAGGTATCGCCGCGGTCAACGAAGCGGCGATTACCGGTGAATCGGCGCCGGTGATTCGCGAGTCCGGCGGCGACCGTTCGGCCGTTACCGGCAACACTCGACTGGTGTCCGACTGGCTGTTGGTGCGCATCACCGCCAACCCGGGCGAGTCGACACTGGACCGCATGATCGCCCTGGTCGAAGGCGCCAAACGCCAGAAAACCCCGAACGAAGTGGCGCTCGACATCCTGCTGATCGGCCTGACGCTGATCTTCCTGCTGGTGGTCGTCACCCTGCAACCGTTCGCCCACTTTGCCAACGGCAGCCTGCCGCTGGTGTTCCTGGTGGCGTTATTGGTCACGTTGATTCCGACCACCATTGGCGGCCTGTTGTCGGCCATCGGGATCGCCGGGATGGACCGTCTGGTGCGCCTGAATGTGATCGCCAAATCCGGTCGTGCGGTTGAAGCGGCGGGGGACGTACACGTCCTGCTGCTGGACAAGACCGGCACCATTACCTTCGGTAACCGTCGTTGCACAGCGGTGTACGCCGCGCCGGGTGTCACTGCCAAGGAACTGGCCGAGGGCGCGTTGTTTGCCTCCTTGGCCGATGACACGGCTGAAGGCAAATCCATCGTCGAGTACCTGCGCGGTCTTCACCCGCAACCTGAGCCGGCTCCCGAGGTGCTGACTGCCGTGCCGTTCAGCGCTGAAACCCGCTTGTCTGGCGTTGACTATCAGGGCCGGGTCTATCGCAAAGGCGCGGTGGATTCGCTGCTGGCCTTCGTTGGTCTGAAACGCGCCGATCTGGCCGCGCCGCTGTCCCGGGAAATCGACAAGATCGCTCAGAGCGGCGGCACCCCGTTGCTGGTTTGCGCCGACGGTAAATTGCTCGGTGTCATCCACCTCAAGGACGTGGTCAAGCCCGGCATTCGCGAGCGTTTCGCCGAACTGCGCAAACTGGGCATCCGCACCGTCATGGTGACCGGCGACAACCCGCTGACCGCAGCAGCGATTGCGGCCGAAGCGGGCGTCGATGATGTGCTGGCTGAAGCCACGCCGGAGAAAAAACTGGCGCGCATTCGCCACGAGCAGAACGACGGTCGCCTGGTCGCCATGTGCGGCGACGGCGCCAACGACGCCCCGGCCCTGGCCCAGGCGGACGTGGGCATGGCGATGAACGACGGCACGCAAGCCGCGCGCGAGGCGGCGAACATGGTCGACCTCGACAGCGATCCGACCAAGCTGCTGGACGTGGTGCAGATCGGCAAGGAATTGCTGGTGACCCGCGGTGCGCTGACGACGTTTTCCATCGCCAACGACGTGGCCAAATACTTCGCGATCTTGCCGGCGCTGTTCGCCTCGATCTACCCGCAACTGGGCGTGCTGAACGTCATGCACCTGAACAGTCCGCAGAGCGCGATTCTCTCGGCGATCGTGTTCAACGCCTTGATCATCGTGGTGCTGATTCCA